A section of the Amycolatopsis sp. AA4 genome encodes:
- a CDS encoding GNAT family N-acetyltransferase, with product MTDLLTAADVQLMQDLAQRITAVRPELVNSDASYGELAWNWGKAHTAQGASWVRRLWFAGDGLVAWGWAQLPRSVRRSDGSVQDITGAYLAYQVHPDHAGLVDEVIDWFDATADGLERTVLPGTADKFGLERWAAHGYRPDPDGLGDTGSWTQLNERALDVLENPVLPDGFRFRTAAEAGPEAAVQAHLDAWGVIAYSLESYEGVRATPAYRGDLHLLVEAPDGTMAASTIMWLDEVNRTVEFEPVGTHPEYRRLGLGRAMLLHGMDRARAAGATHATVACLGAPGHPAARGLYYSVGFREISRDMPLLKPA from the coding sequence ATGACCGATCTGCTGACCGCCGCGGACGTGCAGCTCATGCAGGATCTCGCGCAGCGGATCACCGCCGTGCGCCCGGAACTGGTCAACAGCGACGCGTCCTACGGCGAACTGGCCTGGAACTGGGGCAAAGCACACACTGCGCAAGGGGCGAGCTGGGTCCGCCGGCTGTGGTTCGCCGGGGACGGCCTCGTCGCGTGGGGCTGGGCGCAGCTGCCCCGGAGCGTGCGGCGCAGCGACGGCTCGGTCCAAGACATCACCGGCGCATATCTGGCATATCAGGTGCATCCCGACCATGCCGGACTGGTCGACGAGGTGATCGACTGGTTCGACGCGACCGCGGACGGTCTCGAACGCACCGTGCTGCCCGGCACGGCGGACAAATTCGGCCTGGAACGCTGGGCGGCGCACGGCTACCGGCCCGATCCGGACGGCCTCGGCGACACCGGATCCTGGACCCAGCTGAACGAACGCGCGCTCGACGTGCTCGAAAACCCGGTGCTGCCGGACGGATTCCGCTTCCGCACCGCAGCCGAAGCCGGACCGGAAGCGGCCGTCCAGGCGCATCTCGACGCCTGGGGCGTCATCGCGTACTCGCTGGAGAGCTACGAGGGCGTCCGCGCCACCCCGGCGTACCGCGGCGACCTGCACCTTCTGGTCGAAGCACCGGACGGGACGATGGCGGCGTCCACGATCATGTGGCTCGACGAGGTGAACCGGACCGTCGAGTTCGAGCCGGTCGGGACCCACCCGGAGTACCGGCGGCTCGGGCTGGGCCGGGCGATGCTGCTGCACGGGATGGACCGCGCGCGGGCGGCGGGGGCCACCCATGCGACGGTCGCTTGTCTTGGTGCGCCTGGGCATCCGGCGGCGCGGGGGTTGTACTACAGCGTCGGGTTCCGGGAGATTTCCCGGGATATGCCGCTGCTCAAGCCTGCCTGA